From one Triticum urartu cultivar G1812 chromosome 3, Tu2.1, whole genome shotgun sequence genomic stretch:
- the LOC125545859 gene encoding beta-glucosidase 3-like: MSHTQPTAAVSKRKSLTLSGISRRTDSQPCEGSNGFHRLLLPAAPPAPLRRPWRSGSQLHEERLPAGVRIRSRHLRVPAYQYEGAVAEDGRSPSIWDTFTHAGKMADKSTGDVAADGYHKYKDDVNLMADTNLEAYRLSISWSRLIPYGRGAVNPKGLEYYNNLIDELVQRGIQVHIMLLQLDFPQVLEDEYGGWLSPRIVEDFTAFADICFREFGDRVTHWTMIDEPNIGAIGSYDTGLIAPGHCSDPFGVTKCSVGDSTVEPYIAVHNMLLAHASAARLYREKYQVSNL; encoded by the exons ATGAGCCACACCCAACCGACGGCGGCAGTTTCCAAAAGGAAATCCCTTACCTTATCCGGTATAAGCAGACGTACGGACAGCCAGCCGTGTGAGGGCAGCAATGGCTTCCATCGCCTTCTCCTCCCTGCTGCTCCTCCTGCTCCTCTCCGCCGCCCATGGCGCAGCGGCAGCCAGCTTCACGAGGAGCGACTTCCCGCGGGAGTTCGTATTCGGAGCCGCCACCTCCGCGTACCAGCCTACCAG TACGAGGGCGCCGTGGCTGAGGACGGCAGGAGCCCAAGCATCTGGGACACCTTCACTCACGCTG GGAAAATGGCGGATAAAAGCACAGGTGATGTCGCTGCCGACGGGTACCACAAGTACAAG GATGATGTGAATCTCATGGCTGACACGAACCTAGAGGCTTATAGATTATCCATCTCCTGGTCAAGGCTTATCCCAT ATGGGAGGGGGGCTGTCAATCCAAAAGGTCTAGAGTACTACAACAACCTTATAGATGAGCTAGTGCAACGCG GAATTCAAGTCCATATTATGCTTCTCCAGCTTGATTTCCCACAAGTGCTGGAAGATGAGTATGGAGGATGGTTAAGCCCTAGAATTGT GGAGGATTTCACAGCATTCGCAGATATTTGCTTTAGGGAGTTTGGAGACAGGGTCACACACTGGACTATGATAGACGAACCTAATATTGGTGCGATCGGATCTTACGATACCGGATTGATCGCACCTGGACATTGCTCCGATCCTTTTGGAGTAACAAAATGTAGCGTGGGTGACTCAACTGTGGAACCATATATAGCAGTGCATAACATGCTATTGGCGCATGCATCAGCTGCTAGACTTTACAGAGAAAAATATCAAGTGAGTAATCTTTAG
- the LOC125545860 gene encoding uncharacterized protein LOC125545860, with protein sequence MEPAGLAAGDLGEPTGRDGDGGTQGEAIVEGGAVRRGTGVRASGAGEMTNRNAPGHDAKTSDTEEMSCVINAGKTSKAEVPRHDAKAGDTEDMSGAINARKTSKAEAPRHDAKAGDTEETSGAINARKTSKAEVPRHDAKAGDTEEVSGAINARKTSKAEAPRHDAEKELPRASEAGKTSNAVVPGHDIKALDTEKVLPRGSDAGGTSKAIALGQDFKVATAEEMPRAATDVCSVWRENWEESLQSMSGFLDLPGTMTIAIDTEYATKCLLRLEQPQNGDEWYSQLQATAGTADLVQVGVAVTFADADAENIEPIRVWEFNLFFDSKSNQYNPSTLLFLEKKCRHDLEKHRQYGIMPTDFFQWVYELHSIFARRSVTVVTYQGDADVALLIYQGAPMPARRFDFLLDISNTFPALVDTRVLAMVWAPDFCGKLDDLADMLGLSRSGPRHHAGSDAVLTLRCYFAMRRLLGDQKVLRGVLCGLFQSEPSVCTARIAWDPSISILHVWGKNFDEVAGQFGRLIENNFTVVTVKVLFDPPLRKGPFNRDPQFCYSNMQLRLNEKIRCTIAMVFATGQGQVANSASFVFHICFSGGEYIEPVQFARMLDEQGAMQPIPDLGYLPRGGIRRFHI encoded by the coding sequence ATGGAGCCTGCCGGGCTCGCCGCCGGCGATCTTGGCGAGCCGACCGGGCGTGACGGCGACGGGGGGACCCAGGGCGAAGCGATTGTCGAGGGTGGTGCTGTCAGGCGCGGCACGGGCGTGCGCGCCAGCGGCGCCGGCGAGATGACCAACCGGAACGCGCCTGGTCATGACGCCAAGACCTCCGATACGGAGGAGATGTCGTGCGTCATCAACGCCGGCAAGACGAGCAAGGCGGAGGTGCCCCGCCATGACGCCAAGGCCGGCGATACGGAGGACATGTCGGGCGCCATCAACGCCCGCAAGACGAGCAAGGCGGAGGCGCCCCGCCATGACGCCAAGGCCGGCGATACGGAGGAGACATCGGGCGCCATCAACGCCCGCAAGACGAGCAAGGCAGAGGTGCCCCGCCATGACGCCAAGGCCGGCGATACGGAGGAGGTGTCGGGCGCCATCAACGCCCGCAAGACGAGCAAGGCGGAGGCGCCCCGCCATGACGCGGAGAAGGAGCTGCCGCGCGCCAGCGAAGCAGGCAAGACGAGCAATGCTGTCGTGCCCGGCCACGACATCAAGGCCCTCGATACGGAGAAGGTGCTGCCGCGCGGCAGCGACGCAGGCGGGACGAGCAAAGCGATCGCGCTCGGCCAGGACTTCAAGGTTGCCACTGCGGAGGAGATGCCGCGCGCGGCTACGGATGTTTGCTCTGTTTGGAGGGAGAATTGGGAGGAGAGCTTGCAGAGTATGAGCGGCTTCTTGGATCTCCCAGGTACCATGACCATTGCTATAGACACAGAGTATGCAACCAAGTGCCTGCTTAGATTGGAACAGCCACAGAACGGTGACGAGTGGTACAGCCAGCTGCAGGCTACTGCAGGGACTGCGGATTTGGTACAGGTCGGGGTCGCGGTGACGTTCGCCGACGCCGACGCGGAGAACATAGAACCGATCAGGGTATGGGAATTCAATCTCTTCTTTGACTCCAAATCAAACCAGTATAATCCGAGCACTCTGCTGTTTTTGGAGAAGAAGTGCCGGCATGACCTTGAAAAGCACAGGCAGTATGGTATTATGCCAACTGACTTCTTCCAGTGGGTCTATGAGCTCCACAGCATATTTGCAAGACGATCTGTGACTGTTGTCACGTACCAGGGAGATGCGGACGTCGCACTTCTAATCTACCAAGGTGCTCCAATGCCTGCAAGGCGGTTCGACTTTCTTCTGGATATCAGCAACACTTTTCCTGCATTGGTCGACACGAGAGTTCTTGCCATGGTTTGGGCACCAGATTTCTGCGGGAAGTTAGATGACCTTGCTGACATGTTGGGCCTCTCTAGAAGTGGACCAAGACATCATGCAGGGTCAGATGCGGTGCTGACCCTCAGGTGCTACTTTGCAATGCGAAGGTTGCTGGGAGATCAGAAGGTGCTCAGGGGAGTACTTTGCGGCTTGTTTCAAAGCGAACCATCAGTGTGCACTGCGAGAATAGCCTGGGATCCTTCAATCAGCATTTTGCATGTCTGGGGTAAAAACTTTGATGAGGTTGCCGGCCAATTTGGAAGGTTGATTGAGAACAATTTCACTGTCGTTACTGTCAAAGTCCTCTTTGACCCGCCTCTTCGAAAGGGTCCGTTCAATCGTGATCCTCAGTTCTGCTATTCAAACATGCAACTAAGGCTCAATGAAAAGATAAGATGCACTATTGCTATGGTCTTCGCCACTGGCCAAGGGCAAGTGGCGAATTCGGCATCCTTTGTGTTTCATATCTGCTTTTCCGGCGGGGAGTATATTGAGCCAGTACAGTTCGCTAGGATGTTGGATGAGCAAGGAGCTATGCAACCCATACCTGACTTGGGTTACCTTCCTAGGGGCGGAATCCGTCGCTTTCATATATGA